The Pecten maximus chromosome 12, xPecMax1.1, whole genome shotgun sequence genome includes a region encoding these proteins:
- the LOC117339521 gene encoding lysyl oxidase homolog 3-like: MINNVLDNSIPVQEPTARPTQRPTTTTPTPPTTTTTTAKPTTTPKPTSALPRPTTRRAAVDNLASREESTRPNLTVNKWAMDKVLKRWVLKLSNGKILVAKPGTRAERKTFAQFIAMRRAVLGETTPAPPTTTTTTTTTTTPAPSAREDEMKADAAVTQAPRYNNVNSVNSNSNSVYGSASRHQISETARQDSRNGLSEDNRIYPNGMERYRNGSIGHRHRHHHGGHRGSSSRIKVRLAGGRRGTDGRLEVLPHGQTVYGVICGDQWTFKEAIVACRHVGAGYAQQNTTTSVFGGRNMTKLFFSVRCTGKEDNLNECQWTEHEGGYSCRRADSVAGVVCAKELPDLEPSTYMVETTAFLQDRSLFYLTCAMEEQCLSSSAYEIRRNSPYGWRRSTRRLLRFSSVVRNRGTADFNPTKRRHEWEWHACHQHYHSMEIFAHYDITDHNGNLMAEGLKASFCLEDSECDRGVRPKYRCQNYGHQGISIGCSDNYMADIDCQWIDITDLKPGNYVFKIEVNPSLLIAELSYDNNVIRCKLGYTGYHARIHECKLESLLD; the protein is encoded by the exons ATGATCAATAATGTTCTTGATAATTCTATTCCTGTGCAAGAACCAACAGCAAGACCTACACAAAGACCGACGACAACAACGCCAACACCGCCAACAACAACCACCACGACCGCTAAACCGACGACAACCCCAAAGCCGACGTCAGCTTTACCAAGACCGACAACACGACGTGCTGCAGTTGACAACCTCGCGTCTAGAGAGGAATCAACACGGCCAAATCTGACGGTCAACAAGTGGGCTATGGACAAGGTTCTCAAGCGATGGGTACTGAAGCTTAGTAATGGCAAAATCTTGGTAGCAAAACCGGGAACAAGAGCAGAAAGGAAGACGTTCGCACAGTTCATTGCAATGCGTAGAGCAGTACTAGGCGAAACTACCCCAGCTCCTCCAACGACAACTAcgacaacaacgacgacgacaacaCCAGCACCATCGGCCAGAGAGGATGAAATGAAAGCAGATGCCGCTGTAACACAAGCTCCTAGGTATAACAACGTAAACAGCGTGAATTCTAACTCGAATTCGGTATATGGAAGTGCGTCACGGCACCAAATTAGTGAAACTGCAAGACAGGATTCAAGGAATGGACTTTCTGAGGACAACAGGATCTACCCTAATGGCATGGAGAGGTACAGAAATGGTAGTATTGGGCACAGACACAGACATCACCACGGCGGGCATAGAGGTTCATCATCG CGAATCAAGGTCCGGCTAGCAGGTGGCCGAAGAGGCACGGACGGTAGACTGGAGGTGCTGCCCCATGGTCAGACAGTGTATGGAGTTATCTGTGGTGACCAGTGGACATTCAAAGAAGCTATAGTAGCATGCAGGCACGTCGGGGCGGGATACGCTCAGCAAAACACAACT ACATCTGTGTTCGGAGGCAGAAACATGACTAAGTTATTCTTCTCAGTGAGATGCACAGGAAAAGAGGATAACCTTAATGAATGTCAATGGACAGAGCATGAAGGCGGGTACAGTTGTAGGAGGGCTGACTCAGTAGCAGGCGTGGTGTGTGCAAAAG AGCTCCCTGACCTTgaaccaagtacatatatggTGGAGACGACTGCATTCCTTCAAGATCGATCATTGTTCTATTTGACATGCGCAATGGAAGAACAATGTCTATCCAGTTCCGCTTACGAAATCAGAAGAAATAGTCCTTATG GATGGAGAAGAAGCACGAGACGGCTGTTGAGATTTTCTAGCGTTGTACGTAATCGTGGCACTGCAGATTTTAACCCGACCAAGAGGCGCCATGAGTGGGAGTGGCATGCTTGTCATCA GCATTATCATAGTATGGAAATCTTCGCCCACTACGATATCACCGACCACAACGGGAACCTTATGGCCGAGGGACTGAAGGCCAGTTTTTGTCTCGAGGACTCCGAATGTGATCGTGGGGTTCGACCAAAGTACAGGTGTCAAAACTACGGCCATCAGG GGATTTCTATCGGATGTTCAGATAACTACATGGCAGATATAGACTGTCAGTGGATCGATATAACTGATCTCAAGCCGGGTAATTACGTGTTTAAG atcGAAGTAAATCCATCCTTGTTGATAGCAGAACTCAGTTATGACAACAATGTGATCAGGTGTAAGCTAGGCTATACTGGATACCACGCGAGGATACACGAATGTAAACTAGAGAGTTTACTAGATTAA